In the genome of Amia ocellicauda isolate fAmiCal2 chromosome 3, fAmiCal2.hap1, whole genome shotgun sequence, one region contains:
- the trh gene encoding pro-thyrotropin-releasing hormone, whose product MRSAVWILLASLTVCNLTLILGQNIPEEGDVEEQVPLDEILQRAENIIIRSILKKMEDEDTVNDQVSSQPEWLSKRQHPGKRYQEDVEKRQHPGKREEEEEDLGYADLQKRQHPGRREEDEGYLEPQKRQHPGKREDETDAYVELQRRQHPGKRSSVDPYPDALSSPTGYASDMSKRQHPGKRYLMYNKRQHPGRRELDDELDSGDLQDLEKRQHPGKRNWEIKSPDYGTNAPCDIQDPVGCSKASLLLELLENVNQSRAEEKRQHPGRRVAFDEELTEQE is encoded by the exons ATGAGGTCTGCCGTCTGGATTCTTCTCGCCTCTCTGACGGTTTGCAATCTGACCCTCATCCTGGGACAGAATATCCCCGAGGAGGGGGACGTGGAGGAACAGGTGCCTTTAGACGAAATCCTACAGAGAGCGGagaacatcatcatcagatccATATTGAAGAAGATGGAGGATGAGGACACTGTTAACG ACCAGGTATCTTCTCAACCGGAGTGGCTTTCTAAGAGGCAGCATCCCGGCAAAAGGTACCAAGAAGACGTAGAAAAACGCCAACACCCGGGCAAACGcgaagaggaggaagaagacCTGGGGTACGCCGACCTCCAGAAAAGACAACACCCCGGCAGGAGGGAGGAAGACGAGGGCTACCTGGAGCCGCAAAAGCGCCAGCATCCCGGGAAACGGGAGGACGAGACGGACGCGTATGTGGAGCTGCAGCGGAGACAGCATCCGGGGAAGCGGTCCTCGGTGGACCCGTACCCCGACGCGCTCAGCTCTCCCACCGGCTACGCGTCCGACATGTCCAAAAGGCAGCATCCAGGTAAACGCTACCTGATGTACAACAAACGGCAGCACCCGGGGAGGAGAGAGCTGGATGACGAACTGGACTCTGGGGACCTACAGGATTTGGAGAAGCGCCAACATCCCGGCAAGAGAAACTGGGAGATCAAAAGTCCAGATTACGGCACCAACGCGCCCTGTGATATCCAAGACCCGGTGGGCTGCAGCAAAGCCAGCCTGTTGTTAGAGTTGCTGGAAAACGTGAACCAGAGCCGGGCTGAAGAGAAGAGGCAGCACCCGGGGAGGAGGGTCGCCTTTGACGAAGAGTTGACTGAGCAGGAGTAA